AGGAGATATCTCGCCCCACCTCTGTGTAGCCAATCGCGGCGTCGTAGCTAGAGGGGGTGTTGACTTGCAGAATTTCGCTACACAGGTTGGACATGTTGATCCATCCGGAGATGGGATTGGCACGGTTGACAGTATCTTCAAAAAGTACGTAAGGGTAGCCGGATTCAAACTGCAATTCCGCCAGCGTTTTGAAGAAACCGCGGGCACTGATGGTGGTTTTTCGGATGCGGGGGTTGGCTACCAGTTCTTCATAGCGGGAACCAACGGAGATGTCAGATAAGGGCGTGCCATATTCGCGCTGAACATCGTAGGGACTGAATAGGTGCATGTCGCGATTGTCGCGAGCCAGCTCAAAAGTGATGTCAGGAATGACCACCCCAAGTGAGAGGGTTTTGATGCGGATCTTCTCATCAGCATTTTCCCGCTTGGTGTCAAGGAAGGCCATAATATCGGGGTGGTGGGCATGGAGATAGACAGCTCCTGCTCCCTGCCGGGCTCCAAGCTGGTTGGCGTAGGAGAATGAATCCTCCAAGATCTTCATAACCGGAACCACCCCTGAGGCCTGATTCTGAACCTGCTTGATAGGCGCGCCTGACTCGCGCAGGTTCGTCATCAGCAAGGCAACGCCGCCACCGCGTTTGGAGAGCTGCAGCGCGGAGTTTACGCTGCGACCGATGGATTCAAGGTTGTCCTCCATACGCAAGAGAAAACATGAGACCATTTCACCACGCTGCTTCTTTCCGGCATTCAGGAACGTGGGGGTTGCGGGCTGGAATCGGCCGGAGATGATCTCCTCAACTAATTTTGTAGCAAGCTTCTCATCCCCTGCGCCTAAGTAGAGTGCGGTGGCGACCACGCGATCGGCAAAGTTTTCCAAGTAGCTCTTGCCATCGAAGGTTTTTAGTGTGTAAGAGGAGTAGAACTTGAAAGCGCCCAAGAAGGAAGCGAAGCGGTGATCAGCCTGCTGAGCCTGGGCATAGACCCCCTTGACGAAGGACCAGTCATAAGCGTTGATGAACGCTTCCTCGTAGTAGTCATGCTTAAACAGGAAAGCAATTTTTTCCTCGAGGCTCTCAAAGTGGGCAGTGTTTGGGATGACGTCCTGGCGGAAGTATTCGCGCAGGGCCTGTTGATCCTTCTCAAGTTGGATTGAGCCATCCGGTGCGAAAAGGTTCAACTGCGCATTAAGTGCGTGGTGCTCCTTCCGGGTTCCAATGCCTTTGTGCAAGGGTTTTTCGGCTATTACAACGGTGGAATTCATAGTTGATCCTTTTCCTTGGTGGCGGCCTCTGCCCAGAACCGGGTGAGGCCCTCATTGACTCGTTCAACGTCATAGTCGGTGCCCAGCAGTTCGAACCGATACAGCTCAGGGATCTTGCATTTCCCGGCGATCACGGACCCTGCCAAGCAGTAGTCCTCGCCAAAGTTTGTGTTCCCAGCGGTGATAACCCCTCGCAGGAAACCCCGATTGACCGGGTCATTGAGGAA
This genomic window from Arthrobacter sp. TMP15 contains:
- the nrdE gene encoding class 1b ribonucleoside-diphosphate reductase subunit alpha, translating into MNSTVVIAEKPLHKGIGTRKEHHALNAQLNLFAPDGSIQLEKDQQALREYFRQDVIPNTAHFESLEEKIAFLFKHDYYEEAFINAYDWSFVKGVYAQAQQADHRFASFLGAFKFYSSYTLKTFDGKSYLENFADRVVATALYLGAGDEKLATKLVEEIISGRFQPATPTFLNAGKKQRGEMVSCFLLRMEDNLESIGRSVNSALQLSKRGGGVALLMTNLRESGAPIKQVQNQASGVVPVMKILEDSFSYANQLGARQGAGAVYLHAHHPDIMAFLDTKRENADEKIRIKTLSLGVVIPDITFELARDNRDMHLFSPYDVQREYGTPLSDISVGSRYEELVANPRIRKTTISARGFFKTLAELQFESGYPYVLFEDTVNRANPISGWINMSNLCSEILQVNTPSSYDAAIGYTEVGRDISCNLGSLNIAQAMASPNFGATIETAVRGLTSVSDQSVLDAVPSAAAGNDASHAIGLGQMNLHGYLGSQRIHYGSAEGVDFTNMYFYTVAYHALRASHQIAAQRGVTFEGFATSTYADGSYFNKYTDQAWAPSTHRVRQLFAEARIEIPTQEHWRALKAAIQRDGIYNAYLQAVPPTGSISYINNATASIHPIAAKIEIRKEGKLGRVYFPAPHMDNSNLEFFEDSYEIGYEKIIDTYAAATQHVDQGLSCTLFFQDTATTRDINKAQIHAWRKGLKTLYYIRLRQLALAGTEIENCVSCAL